The genomic stretch CATCAAAAAATTTGCAAATATTGCAATAGTATTTTGCCATTGATAATCCATTGCAAGAAGGTGTTGTGCATATTGGCCCAACCGGTTGAATTGTTAGACAGTTCATGCACATCATCTCTGATGTTGCTTTTCTAAAATCATAAGACTAAATATCAGAGGGGGGAAATATAAATTGAATGTGATGTAAATCCTGAAATGATACCTGTCCATTGAGTGATCGCTGACATTGTCATGACAGAATCGACAAGTAAACAACTTTCCACAGCAAGCAGCAAGAAGCTTGCAGTTTCTTTTGTAATGTTCACACCCAAACACTTTTTTCTCAGCACAGCGAAAAGATGGTGTTCGTCCCACTACATCTTCACCATTGGAATTATCTTCTACATTTGCCTGAGGTAGTTTCTGCTGTGCAGCAATCCAGCGACTAATTCAAAACAATAGcgagaaattaatttaaccttcAT from Cucurbita pepo subsp. pepo cultivar mu-cu-16 unplaced genomic scaffold, ASM280686v2 Cp4.1_scaffold002904, whole genome shotgun sequence encodes the following:
- the LOC111786820 gene encoding zinc finger protein BRUTUS-like; translation: MTSRWIAAQQKLPQANVEDNSNGEDVVGRTPSFRCAEKKVFGCEHYKRNCKLLAACCGKLFTCRFCHDNVSDHSMDRKATSEMMCMNCLTIQPVGPICTTPSCNGLSMAKYYCNICKFFDDERYKF